A window of the Gordonia humi genome harbors these coding sequences:
- a CDS encoding AI-2E family transporter: MNEPNEPADPADDASSAADTETPGGRESSGHSTRGRVFLTGLRSTSRVCLQMILVIAFLYVLFALLAKFWVILLPVVLAIVVATVLWPPVRWLRGKGVPPAAAVLLVVIIALAIVGGIIGLIVPSVIDQAPQLANQAVDGVEQVQKWVQGPPLNVGDEQISSFVNEITGKLQESASTIATGVFNGVGVATSALITLFTTAVLVFFFLKDGPRFIPWLNRTMGTAPDRSHVGEVLMRMWNTLGGFIRTQAIVSFVDAALIGAGLLILQVPLAGVLIVITFMGGFIPIVGAFVAGALAVLIALVSVGFTKALIVLGIILVVQQLEGNVLQPWLQARSMDLHAVIVLLAVTLGGSLFGITGAFLAVPAASCLAVALRYILEQIGKAAGEEIAEEDAAAAKAEENQID, translated from the coding sequence GTGAACGAGCCGAACGAGCCTGCCGATCCCGCGGACGACGCTTCCTCCGCGGCCGACACCGAGACCCCCGGTGGTCGAGAGTCATCCGGTCACTCGACTCGCGGACGTGTCTTCCTGACCGGACTGCGGTCCACGTCGAGGGTCTGCCTGCAGATGATCCTCGTTATCGCGTTTCTGTACGTGCTGTTCGCTCTGCTCGCCAAGTTCTGGGTCATTCTGTTGCCGGTGGTCCTGGCGATCGTCGTCGCGACAGTGCTGTGGCCGCCGGTGCGCTGGCTGCGGGGCAAGGGCGTGCCGCCCGCTGCGGCCGTGCTCCTGGTGGTGATCATCGCGCTCGCGATCGTCGGCGGAATCATCGGACTCATCGTGCCGTCGGTGATCGATCAGGCTCCTCAGCTGGCCAATCAGGCCGTCGACGGTGTGGAACAGGTCCAGAAGTGGGTGCAGGGACCACCGTTGAACGTCGGAGACGAGCAGATCAGCTCGTTCGTCAACGAGATCACGGGCAAGCTGCAGGAGAGTGCGAGCACCATCGCGACGGGTGTGTTCAACGGCGTCGGTGTCGCCACGTCGGCGCTCATCACGTTGTTCACGACCGCGGTGCTGGTGTTCTTCTTCCTCAAGGACGGGCCGCGGTTCATCCCGTGGCTCAATCGCACGATGGGAACCGCTCCGGACCGGTCGCACGTCGGCGAGGTCCTCATGCGGATGTGGAATACGCTGGGCGGTTTCATCCGCACGCAGGCGATCGTGAGTTTCGTCGACGCGGCGCTGATCGGCGCCGGTCTGCTCATCCTGCAGGTGCCGCTGGCGGGTGTGCTGATCGTCATCACGTTCATGGGCGGGTTCATTCCGATCGTCGGTGCGTTCGTGGCAGGCGCCCTCGCCGTGTTGATCGCGCTCGTCTCGGTCGGCTTCACCAAGGCGCTGATCGTCCTGGGGATCATCCTCGTGGTGCAGCAACTCGAGGGCAACGTGCTGCAGCCGTGGCTGCAGGCCAGGTCGATGGACCTGCACGCCGTGATCGTGCTGCTCGCGGTGACGCTGGGCGGTTCCCTGTTCGGCATCACCGGCGCGTTCCTGGCCGTGCCTGCGGCGTCGTGCCTGGCCGTCGCGCTCCGCTACATCCTGGAGCAGATCGGCAAGGCCGCGGGTGAGGAGATCGCCGAGGAGGACGCCGCCGCGGCCAAGGCCGAAGAGAACCAGATAGACTGA
- a CDS encoding DNA-3-methyladenine glycosylase 2 family protein: MTSTATPSPALDFDRCYRALSGRDPRFDGQFVATVLTTGIYCRPSCPARTPKPENVRFELTTAAATARGFRACRRCLPDATPGSPLWNTRADLVARAMRLIADGLVDRDGVGGLAAALGYTERHLSRVLTAELGAGTAALARAHRASSARLLLTRTDMPIGDVAFASGFSSIRQFNDTVRDFYDATPSALRAAGSSRGDISTSDRITVRLPFRPPYDAAWTLYGLAAHAVTGLERWDGSTFERTLRLPHRPASVRLAVRTDHVSASFEHLDMRDLSAAVNRVRRLLDLDADPIVIDDTLRGDRLLGGLVARNPGIRIPGSVDGVETLIRIMMGQQISLNAARTRIARLVAALGEPVPWETDENSPDRLFPTADAIAAHGPEVLTGPTRSVRSITDAAACGIHMELHAGVDASNLRADLLRLSGVGDWTADQVVMRVTGDPDVLTRADLVIDRAIAALGVTAVDTASWSPWRSYATMHLWRHQLAHRVDETVAREPNTEGNTP; encoded by the coding sequence GTGACCAGTACCGCGACGCCCTCACCGGCACTCGACTTCGACCGCTGTTATCGAGCGCTGTCCGGCCGCGACCCCCGGTTCGACGGCCAGTTCGTCGCCACCGTGCTCACCACGGGGATCTACTGTCGCCCCTCCTGCCCGGCGCGGACTCCGAAACCGGAGAACGTCCGTTTCGAGCTGACCACGGCGGCCGCGACCGCCCGTGGCTTCCGCGCCTGCCGACGATGCCTGCCGGATGCGACGCCCGGCTCCCCGCTGTGGAACACGCGCGCCGACCTGGTGGCACGGGCCATGCGCCTGATCGCCGACGGGCTCGTCGACCGCGACGGAGTCGGCGGTCTCGCCGCGGCACTCGGATACACCGAACGCCACCTCAGCCGCGTATTGACCGCCGAACTCGGTGCGGGCACCGCCGCGCTGGCGCGCGCCCACCGTGCGTCCTCGGCGCGGCTCCTGCTGACGCGCACGGACATGCCCATCGGCGACGTCGCGTTCGCCTCGGGCTTCTCCAGCATCCGCCAGTTCAACGATACGGTCCGTGACTTCTACGATGCGACGCCCAGCGCCCTCCGCGCCGCGGGGAGCAGTCGCGGCGACATCTCGACGTCGGACCGCATCACGGTCCGACTCCCGTTCCGCCCGCCCTACGACGCGGCGTGGACGCTGTACGGTCTCGCCGCCCACGCGGTGACCGGTCTCGAGCGTTGGGACGGTTCGACATTCGAACGGACTCTCCGCCTGCCGCATCGTCCCGCGTCGGTCCGGCTGGCCGTGCGCACCGATCACGTCAGCGCGAGCTTCGAACACCTCGACATGCGCGATCTGAGCGCCGCGGTCAACAGAGTCCGTCGGCTGCTCGACCTCGACGCCGACCCGATCGTCATCGACGACACTCTGCGCGGCGACCGGTTGCTCGGCGGTCTCGTGGCACGCAACCCGGGCATCCGGATCCCCGGGAGCGTGGACGGCGTCGAGACCCTGATCCGCATCATGATGGGTCAGCAGATCAGCCTCAACGCCGCGCGGACCCGCATCGCGAGGCTGGTCGCCGCGCTCGGCGAACCGGTGCCGTGGGAGACCGACGAGAACAGTCCCGACCGGTTGTTCCCGACGGCCGACGCCATCGCCGCACACGGCCCGGAGGTGTTGACCGGTCCGACCCGATCGGTCCGCTCGATCACCGATGCCGCCGCCTGTGGAATCCATATGGAACTCCACGCCGGGGTCGATGCGTCCAACTTACGAGCGGACTTGTTGCGCCTGTCGGGTGTCGGGGACTGGACCGCCGACCAGGTGGTGATGCGGGTGACCGGCGATCCGGACGTACTCACCCGCGCCGACCTGGTGATCGATCGGGCGATCGCCGCACTCGGCGTCACCGCGGTCGACACCGCGTCGTGGAGCCCCTGGCGGTCGTACGCCACGATGCACCTGTGGCGCCACCAGCTCGCTCATCGGGTCGACGAGACCGTCGCCCGCGAACCGAACACAGAGGGGAACACACCATGA